One part of the Torulaspora delbrueckii CBS 1146 chromosome 8, complete genome genome encodes these proteins:
- the BSP1 gene encoding Bsp1p (similar to Saccharomyces cerevisiae BSP1 (YPR171W); ancestral locus Anc_7.527): MQVDTMRNPDTQRFLKRVEEYDSQRNSMTKPQVKGKPDHLSLERARQLLQGDSPADLHRANSNNCGPEIASTELAYRSAYNYEKSFSPERSKNQTSPKTFVISEEDYKLLQQLKSGDKPVVIEPKKHYPSRGRPRNVTHAFEDTPSSPTWKVRNEVPDEAPLLPNRKVISAFPDEEAPSLPTRRVKKVEQVPSLPTRRYREPQVSQEEPVARPVKDESTEIKEKKKAPPVPRKRNEKLKSEPTTFISSLGKNKLTVIPQVDTARKIQPVTASHIDYLDSVHLTPKSPEQTKSNPQKQISPGTSGGSFISSALRTISPSPSQSNIRIEKPALPSKPAKLKNSTITTSKTSDNDELQNLKLNTTEKTKPKVPAKKDGLTIPRLRPVASAERKTSKQDDSPQNSMLEGLKKVERDKVQQRVVTPPEALTKMSQLKKGAPNGSAKDEKTISEVEAKLRGLKSPPPVPKRNISMPEALKKAEKLKNTKQSSKPSNKNDFRSDLSAILTAPPKAATSSKQIAKESPSSSTSSLVHHTKSRARGPKRKLPTKIQ; this comes from the coding sequence ATGCAAGTGGATACTATGAGAAATCCTGATACGCAGCGTTTTCTGAAGAGAGTGGAAGAGTATGATTCGCAGCGAAACTCCATGACAAAACCGCAAGTGAAAGGGAAGCCTGATCATTTAAGCCTTGAACGAGCAAGACAGTTGCTTCAGGGAGATTCACCAGCTGATTTGCACAGAGCGAATTCAAATAACTGTGGGCCTGAGATTGCGTCGACCGAGCTGGCCTACAGGTCGGCATACAACTATGAAAAGTCCTTCTCACCAGAGAGGTCGAAGAATCAGACCTCACCGAAGACATTTGTTATCTCTGAAGAGGACTATAAACTGCTACAGCAACTCAAATCGGGTGATAAGCCTGTGGTTATTGAGCCCAAGAAGCATTATCCCAGCCGTGGACGACCTAGAAATGTTACACATGCATTTGAGGATACACCTTCATCGCCAACTTGGAAAGTGAGAAACGAAGTTCCAGATGAGGCTCCTTTATTACCAAACCGAAAAGTTATAAGCGCTTTTCCAGACGAAGAAGCTCCTTCATTACCAACTCGCAGAGTCAAAAAGGTAGAACAGGTCCCTTCACTGCCGACCAGAAGATACCGTGAACCGCAAGTGAGTCAGGAGGAGCCAGTGGCTAGACCTGTCAAGGATGAGTCAACTGAAAtaaaggaaaagaagaaggctcCGCCTGTACCAAGGAAGCGTAAcgagaaattgaagtcgGAGCCTACAACTTTCATCAGTTCTCTGGGAAAGAACAAGCTCACCGTTATCCCACAGGTTGACACTGCTCGCAAAATTCAACCAGTGACAGCCTCTCACATAGACTACCTGGACTCAGTGCACTTGACGCCGAAGTCACCAGAACAGACAAAATCAAATCCACAGAAACAGATTTCACCAGGGACCAGCGGTGGGAGCTTTATCAGTTCTGCTTTGAGGACAATAAGTCCAAGTCCCTCTCAAAGTAACATCAGAATCGAAAAACCTGCTCTACCCAGCAAACCGGCAAAGCTGAAGAACTCGACAATTACCACTTCTAAAACCAGCGATAACGACGAGTTGCAGAACTTAAAGCTAAATACCACTGAGAAAACAAAACCAAAGGTACCAGCGAAGAAAGATGGTTTGACAATCCCTCGATTACGCCCTGTAGCATCAGctgaaagaaagacaagCAAGCAGGATGACTCCCCTCAAAATTCGATGTTAGAAGGCCTAAAGAAGGTTGAAAGAGACAAAGTCCAACAAAGAGTGGTGACGCCTCCCGAAGCCCTCACCAAAATGTCTCAGCTAAAGAAAGGAGCTCCTAATGGTAGCGCTAAAGATGAGAAAACGATTTCTGAGGTCGAGGCCAAACTACGCGGATTGAAGAGCCCACCGCCAGTTCCCAAGCGTAACATATCCATGCCTGAAGCACTGAAAAAGGCAGaaaagctgaagaatacGAAACAATCATCAAAACCTTCAAATAAGAATGATTTCCGTAGCGATTTAAGTGCTATCCTGACCGCACCTCCCAAAGCGGCCACTTCCTCTAAACAAATCGCCAAAGAGAGCCCAAGCTCTAGCACATCATCTCTAGTCCATCACACCAAGAGCAGAGCTCGGGGTCCCAAGCGTAAGTTGCCAACCAAAATACAGTAA
- the TDEL0H00450 gene encoding uncharacterized protein (similar to Saccharomyces cerevisiae YPR170W-B; ancestral locus Anc_7.526) has translation MKPVVSTGNAWFCTILSAFGVVILSVIAHLFNTNHESFVGSINDPENGPAVAHTVFLAALVYLVFFAFCGFQVYLSRRKQSIALR, from the exons ATGAAGCCAGTCGTTTCG ACCGGAAATGCTTGGTTTTGTACTATCCTATCAGCTTTCGGGGTTGTCATTCTATCTGTGATTGCACATTTGTTCAACACGAACCACGAATCCTTTGTTGGTTCCATTAATGACCCTGAGAACGGACCTGC GGTGGCTCATACTGTGTTTTTAGCTGCGTTGGTTTACCTGGTTTTCTTCGCATTTTGCGGGTTCCAAGTGTATCTGTCCAGAAGAAAGCAGTCCATCGCCTTGCGTTGA
- the JIP5 gene encoding Jip5p (similar to Saccharomyces cerevisiae JIP5 (YPR169W); ancestral locus Anc_7.525): protein MGKRSRSKKGATVELACLGEPLAELRFTEPLFQMALHPTKPIILSGLATGFVYCHSYDAGKLQETVNENKKKVIVEGENKPFWTSIDVEKQETTDAITLMWRTRRHKGSVRCLCLDPEGEYVYSVGTDNVLKKAVTGTGKVVKKTSFKDQKLKFTKMIRSPTHAYLLLGDEDGNVMVLNSDTLELTNKVHKIHGGDAINDIFQFAKRSVHKYISVGQTTMGYWDARESNESDLQIPDDDEDAKRKVLLSDDQEDEILCGTFVDPEAGDTIVCGMGEGVLTVWKPQKNDLEDQVNRIKICPNESIDCIVPTLQDDNGVWCGGSSGNLYRADVKGGRVVEVRRHSDIDEVTFLDLDYEYRVVSGGMDKIVLWHSVSEDEDQKENESSDEDQSNEEEIEVDTSDDESASDDSDTMVGLSRVELIAELDKDLQGSSEEEEEKKEKPKNKKRRVPGKLAASHGITKFEGL, encoded by the coding sequence ATGGGTAAGCGTTCAAGATCCAAGAAAGGTGCTACGGTAGAATTGGCTTGTCTGGGGGAGCCTCTGGCCGAGTTACGGTTCACGGAGCCACTTTTTCAGATGGCTTTGCATCCTACCAAACCTATTATCTTGAGTGGTCTGGCCACTGGGTTCGTGTACTGTCATTCTTATGATGCTGGGAAATTACAAGAGACTGTTAAtgagaacaagaagaaagtgattGTCGAGGGTGAAAATAAGCCATTTTGGACGAGTATCGATGTCGAGAAACAGGAGACTACAGATGCCATCACATTGATGTGGAGGACTAGAAGACATAAAGGTAGTGTGCGTTGTTTGTGTTTAGACCCTGAGGGAGAATATGTATACTCTGTTGGGACGGATAAcgtattgaagaaagcagtGACAGGGACTGGTaaagtggtgaagaagactAGTTTCAAGGACCAAAAGCTGAAGTTTACAAAGATGATCAGATCTCCTACACATGCATATTTGTTACTTGGGGACGAGGATGGGAACGTCATGGTTTTGAACAGTGACACACTCGAGCTAACCAACAAGGTGCACAAGATTCATGGCGGGGATGCCATCAACGatattttccaatttgCCAAGCGTTCTGTACATAAGTACATCTCTGTGGGGCAAACTACGATGGGGTACTGGGACGCTCGTGAATCGAACGAGTCGGATTTGCAAATTCCAGACGACGACGAAGATGCGAAACGTAAAGTGCTGCTGAGTGATGATCAGGAGGATGAAATTCTATGTGGTACTTTTGTAGACCCGGAAGCCGGAGATACAATCGTTTGCGGTATGGGTGAGGGTGTCTTGACTGTCTGGAAACCACAGAAGAATGATCTGGAAGATCAAGTTAACAGGATCAAGATTTGCCCGAACGAAAGTATCGATTGTATCGTGCCGACTTTGCAGGACGATAACGGTGTGTGGTGCGGTGGTTCGAGTGGAAACCTCTACCGAGCCGATGTCAAGGGTGGACGTGTTGTTGAGGTAAGACGCCACAGTGATATCGACGAAGTGACATTTCTCGATTTGGATTACGAGTATAGAGTAGTATCTGGTGGTATGGACAAGATCGTTCTATGGCATTCTGTTTCTGAGGACGAGGATCAGAAAGAAAACGAGTCGAGCGACGAAGATCAAAGTaatgaagaggaaattgaagtcGACacttctgatgatgaatcgGCAAGTGATGACAGCGACACAATGGTTGGTCTTTCGAGAGTGGAACTAATTGCAGAGCTCGACAAAGATTTACAAGGCtccagtgaagaagaagaggaaaagaaggagaagcccaagaacaagaagagaagagttCCAGGGAAGCTAGCCGCCTCACATGGCATAACAAAGTTTGAGGGTTTGTAG
- the NUT2 gene encoding mediator complex subunit NUT2 (similar to Saccharomyces cerevisiae NUT2 (YPR168W); ancestral locus Anc_7.524) — MSPKEDLEGIQQELGTVEQQLAAVIESFIELGVSVYDFPGTSEATQGMVTNLKRNVDRLANLNKQSNDPDSQLQNVNVPLEVVQYIEDGRNPDIYTREFVEAIRRSNQYQRAKMHGLRQLRDSLADKIVEEFPDLEPSVHNIAQRAGLSDDTVQIT, encoded by the coding sequence ATGAGCCCCAAAGAGGACCTGGAAGGTATTCAACAGGAGCTGGGAACCGTGGAACAACAGCTGGCAGCGGTAATAGAGTCCTTTATCGAGCTGGGCGTGTCAGTGTACGATTTTCCAGGTACTTCAGAAGCCACTCAGGGTATGGTAACCAATTTAAAGCGTAATGTGGATCGTCTGGCTAATTTAAACAAGCAGAGCAACGATCCAGATTCACAATTGCAAAATGTAAACGTTCCGCTCGAGGTTGTGCAGTATATTGAGGACGGAAGAAACCCAGATATCTATACCAGAGAGTTTGTCGAGGCAATAAGAAGATCTAATCAATACCAGCGAGCCAAGATGCACGGTCTAAGGCAACTACGGGACTCTCTCGCAGATAAAATCGTCGAGGAGTTTCCAGATCTAGAGCCCAGTGTTCATAACATCGCCCAAAGGGCTGGTTTATCCGATGATACTGTGCAAATCACGTGA
- the MET16 gene encoding phosphoadenylyl-sulfate reductase (thioredoxin) (similar to Saccharomyces cerevisiae MET16 (YPR167C); ancestral locus Anc_7.523) — translation MTGATKVYKLNEGIVVTQEQLDHWNWSLANASHPVEVLKWALSTFPRLYQTTAFGLTGLATIDMLARLRDQDAELKVPLIFIDTLHHFPQTLDLLKKVQDRYYTPVGQQVAVFRPEGCLSEQQFAQKHGDFLWEKDEDKYDFLVKVEPARRAYQSLGCLAVLTGRRKSQGASRSNLQFVEVDELNNIIKINPLANWTFDQVKNYIDEHEVPYNELLDLGYRSIGDYHSTSPVKEDEDERAGRWKGKTKTECGIHETSRFAQYLKDSTA, via the coding sequence ATGACGGGAGCAACAAAGGTGTATAAACTCAACGAGGGTATTGTTGTTACACAAGAACAGCTTGATCATTGGAACTGGTCACTGGCTAACGCTTCGCATCCGGTAGAAGTGTTAAAATGGGCATTATCGACTTTTCCACGTCTGTACCAGACTACTGCGTTCGGCCTGACAGGTTTGGCTACGATTGATATGTTGGCGAGATTGAGAGACCAGGATGCAGAATTGAAGGTACCGTTAATCTTCATTGATACGTTGCACCACTTCCCACAGACACTAGATCTACTGAAAAAGGTGCAAGATCGATACTATACGCCTGTTGGACAGCAAGTCGCTGTGTTTAGACCAGAAGGTTGTTTAAGTGAGCAGCAGTTTGCACAGAAGCATGGAGACTTTCTGTGGGAAAAAGACGAGGACAAATACGATTTCTTAGTCAAAGTGGAGCCGGCTCGCAGAGCGTATCAATCCCTGGGCTGTTTAGCAGTGCTCACTGGTCGTAGAAAGTCCCAAGGAGCTTCACGATCAAACTTACAATTCGTGGAGGTCGATGAACTgaacaacatcatcaagatCAACCCGCTTGCTAACTGGACTTTCGACCAGGTCAAGAACTACATTGACGAACATGAAGTACCATATAACGAACTCCTAGACCTGGGATACAGATCTATCGGTGACTACCACTCCACTTCACCTGtgaaagaggatgaagacgaaaGAGCAGGCCGTTGGAAGGGCAAGACCAAGACAGAGTGCGGAATTCATGAGACCAGCAGATTTGCTCAGTACCTCAAGGACAGTACGGCTTAA
- the MRP2 gene encoding mitochondrial 37S ribosomal protein uS14m (similar to Saccharomyces cerevisiae MRP2 (YPR166C); ancestral locus Anc_7.522) — protein MGNFRFPIKTKLPPGFLNARVIRDNFKRQQFAENEVTTKALKFIARNTTLPPRTRLEAQLKLTTMPNYTRLTQVRNRCVETGHARFVLSDFRLCRTQFREKARSGDLPGVKKGVW, from the coding sequence ATGGGGAATTTCAGGTTTCCAATCAAGACTAAGCTTCCACCAGGATTCCTAAATGCTAGAGTTATTAGAGACAATTTTAAGAGACAACAATTTGCAGAAAATGAAGTAACTACGAAGGCTTTGAAGTTCATCGCTAGAAATACTACCTTACCACCACGTACAAGGCTtgaagctcaattgaaacTAACAACTATGCCCAATTACACAAGACTGACACAGGTTAGAAACAGATGCGTGGAAACAGGCCATGCGAGGTTTGTGTTAAGCGATTTCAGACTATGCAGAACACAATTTAGAGAAAAAGCTAGAAGCGGTGATCTACCTGGTGTCAAGAAGGGTGTTTGGTGA
- the RHO1 gene encoding Rho family GTPase RHO1 (similar to Saccharomyces cerevisiae RHO1 (YPR165W); ancestral locus Anc_7.520) gives MSQQVGTSIRRKLVIVGDGACGKTCLLIVFSKGQFPEVYVPTVFENYVADVEVDGRRVELALWDTAGQEDYDRLRPLSYPDSNVVLICFSIDLPDSLENVQEKWIAEVLHFCQGVPIILVGCKVDLRNDPQTIEALRAEGQQPVASAEGQSVADQIGATGYYECSAKTGYGVREVFEAATRASLMGKSKTNGKTKKNNADKKKKKKCVLL, from the coding sequence ATGTCTCAACAAGTTGGTACTAGCATTAGAAGGAAGTTGGTGATCGTTGGTGATGGTGCATGTGGTAAGACATGTTTGTTGATTGTTTTTAGCAAAGGCCAGTTCCCAGAAGTTTATGTCCCTACCGTTTTCGAGAATTACGTTGCTGATGTTGAGGTGGATGGTCGTCGCGTGGAGTTGGCACTATGGGATACTGCTGGTCAGGAGGACTACGATAGGTTGAGACCTCTGTCGTACCCAGATTCGAACGTTGTGCTAATCTGTTTCTCGATTGATTTGCCCGATTCCTTGGAGAATGTTCAGGAGAAGTGGATCGCTGAAGTGCTACATTTCTGTCAAGGTGTCCCTATCATCCTAGTCGGTTGTAAAGTCGATTTAAGAAACGATCCTCAGACTATTGAAGCTCTTAGAGCTGAAGGTCAACAACCTGTTGCATCTGCTGAAGGTCAATCTGTCGCTGATCAAATTGGTGCTACTGGTTATTATGAGTGTTCCGCCAAGACCGGTTATGGTGTTAGAGAAGTCTTTGAAGCTGCTACAAGAGCTTCTTTGATGGGAAAATCCAAGACCAATGGtaagacgaagaagaacaatgccgacaaaaagaagaagaagaagtgtGTCTTATTGTAG
- the MMS1 gene encoding Mms1p (similar to Saccharomyces cerevisiae MMS1 (YPR164W); ancestral locus Anc_7.519): protein MTFGDAEVPLTYRAALWYEAGELTVTGEYDKPLFYSGKDGSIDLISLLKEDPQLILRPDSSKQEFFWESTIVGKYPVKCLTFRTTVDSVNQWDIIVSLTNSNSGTSVKSYAPHNSMEEVFGVTKDPETLDDSEIEDLMNKPLHEDDHEKIVIEKVETKSRQTYLIVTPNSIYKVGDALPTLLYGGIDDCQVFDTNENVLSSLILVTTPTGYILTIVLNAQDTSSFVTQYWDLGYDGPWRVVRHDCNRQFLAINSKEGVLRFFEFTSSIHFEMINNLNIDNADILDCTFFPNQARSHFLLFVATLQNERLVYYCIEWEKDTPTLKKVHYLTYFTKQDFKRCAPIGHQRILIFFDTAVELVTANQLMSGETDFERVDMKSLGGICDTFPAPKLLKKLKAQNEDFFGRFEYCMVMGTSTGHINVAVVDSSNKIETYSLTRFKGLKSLCAVEKQNDHYEQYDIIVVSYGRTLRLSIDISQIQHLADDAPVASFSALTFKHTMDSSMEESSEIVIVQPSKISGRYISELWLTSSTSITNLQTNAPTQKLYSVCSLHQSHVFERFKIIHWDAIANDFRSRLSKVEDSGMDLYLITGCDKAFHPKSFMLDFSIDEPELVEISDLLTSEEECREYFLTARNAVQITDKKVYVEPLDFEPTDDSPVRFSPTWIIEGATYFDIFVLIWNARERQVWYTANIDQLTSYQPFKRTSVFDDALKQVGPDEPVQFQIMKDDQDRLLIYMAGNDILLQIPWGALESEVCELKQICSGRIKSIVSLSKGLCFIRHDGDIMAVSHIDLSIQYLDFDFDGRDIQLRKVDKDTCLIFSTQEVMILTLSNVENWRCWFYDLRLPYQWKLNPILDVQIDKAHQRAFISYSTGLQVFDMSYFSWNRAKYLLHSTRDPNKKFIFIKSINRMIVANFDSRKWDCIKLTDGKTRSLDATVLQEKCGPPRAIVDISNEGKEIALLLSFGNMIKLVHLLPQKGNIAVIESVRHQFDEQLFPSIEVGTNGKFYLLLMKHDDPPKSDIGTFIEAKFDESGFSITNEFKFSIKDIKKFKDFKLLGTDLIINHASHNRVFILKQIFKRVVKRKVELISLRISPQVKFSLMYPLTDDSFVVVILEEKGTSYVSELHFYHRCDINSPVYTFDASECERLDIFDQAASDTVAEIPTEVEQEREDEVMDEMDEQDAFGTPTENSVMPPNNTDQPEDSKSSSQPYRTIKLDKGVKDIKYDRVAEKLYVLATDDSVIVFRPRQDSSQTNWPNSGYEIPTPRPIAQANRTACATGLFRIDKDGQI from the coding sequence ATGACATTTGGCGATGCTGAAGTCCCGCTAACTTATCGTGCTGCACTATGGTACGAAGCTGGTGAGTTGACTGTTACGGGTGAGTACGACAAGCCACTCTTTTACTCAGGCAAAGACGGTAGTATCGACCTTATATCACTATTAAAGGAGGATCCTCAGCTCATTTTAAGGCCTGATTCATCGAAGCAAGAGTTTTTTTGGGAGAGTACAATTGTGGGTAAGTATCCAGTAAAGTGCTTGACTTTCAGGACAACAGTAGATTCTGTTAATCAGTGGGATATAATTGTTTCGCTGACAAATAGCAACTCTGGAACATCCGTCAAGTCATATGCTCCCCACAATTCTATGGAAGAGGTCTTTGGAGTAACTAAGGACCCCGAAACCCTCGATGActctgaaattgaagatcttaTGAACAAACCCTTGcatgaagatgatcatGAGAAAATTGTTATAGAAAAAGTGGAAACAAAATCGAGACAAACATACTTAATAGTCACTCCTAATTCGATTTACAAGGTCGGAGATGCCCTTCCTACATTACTTTACGGCGGTATTGATGACTGTCAAGTGTTCGACACCAATGAAAATGTATTAAGTAGTCTGATACTGGTAACGACACCGACAGGTTACATCCTCACCATCGTTTTGAATGCTCAAGATACGTCTTCGTTTGTGACTCAATACTGGGATCTAGGTTACGATGGCCCTTGGCGCGTTGTAAGGCACGACTGCAATCGTCAGTTTCTTGCcatcaattccaaagagGGCGTACTCCGTTTCTTCGAGTTTACTAGTTCGATACACTTTGAGATGATCAATAATCTGAATATCGACAATGCAGACATTTTGGACTGCACTTTCTTCCCTAATCAGGCTCGATcccattttcttctcttcgTCGCCACCTTACAGAATGAACGCCTAGTATACTACTGCATCGAATGGGAGAAGGATACTCCTACTCTCAAGAAAGTCCACTATTTAACCTATTTCACCAAACAAGACTTCAAAAGATGTGCGCCAATTGGTCATCAAAGAATActgatcttctttgatacaGCTGTGGAGCTGGTGACAGCCAATCAACTAATGTCTGGCGAGACAGACTTTGAGCGAGTCGATATGAAATCTCTCGGTGGGATTTGTGATACTTTCCCTGCGCCAAAACTGCTAAAGAAGCTAAAAGCGCAGAATGAGGACTTCTTTGGACGCTTCGAGTATTGTATGGTGATGGGAACCTCTACGGGTCACATTAACGTAGCCGTAGTAGACAGCTCCAATAAAATTGAGACTTACTCGTTGACTAGGTTCAAAGGGCTGAAGAGCTTATGCGCAGTCGAAAAGCAAAATGATCATTATGAACAATACGACATAATCGTTGTCAGCTACGGAAGGACGCTAAGGCTGTCGATCGATATTTCACAGATACAGCACCTCGCGGATGATGCACCTGTTGCATCATTCAGTGCTCTTACTTTTAAGCATACCATGGATAGCTCAATGGAAGAGAGTTCAGAGATCGTAATAGTTCAACCTTCAAAGATCAGCGGCCGGTATATCTCAGAACTTTGGTTGACTTCTTCTACTTCGATTACAAACCTCCAGACGAATGCTCCGACGCAAAAGCTGTACAGCGTCTGTAGTCTTCACCAGTCTCATGTGTTCGAGAGATTCAAAATTATTCATTGGGATGCCATTGCAAATGATTTCAGGAGTAGGCTATCTAAAGTGGAAGACTCAGGAATGGATCTGTACCTCATAACTGGCTGCGACAAGGCCTTCCATCCCAAGTCCTTCATGCTTGATTTTTCTATCGACGAGCCTGAACTAGTAGAAATCAGTGACTTGTTAACCAGCGAGGAGGAGTGCCGAGAGTATTTTCTTACAGCCAGAAACGCCGTACAAATTACAGATAAGAAAGTCTATGTCGAGCCATTAGACTTTGAACCAACTGATGATTCTCCGGTTCGCTTTAGTCCAACTTGGATAATCGAGGGCGCTACATATTTCGACATCTTTGTTCTCATATGGAATGCCCGAGAGCGACAAGTTTGGTACACTGCGAACATAGACCAATTGACCTCTTATCAGCCCTTCAAGAGGACATCAGTATTTGATGACGCATTGAAACAAGTAGGCCCCGATGAGCCCgtacaatttcaaattatGAAAGACGACCAAGATCGTCTCTTGATATATATGGCAGGAAACGATATTTTACTCCAGATACCCTGGGGCGCTCTAGAAAGTGAAGTCTGTGAACTAAAACAAATATGCTCCGGCAGAATTAAATCCATCGTCTCCCTTTCAAAGGGGCTCTGTTTCATACGGCATGACGGAGATATAATGGCAGTCAGTCATATTGACCTGTCCATACAATATCtcgattttgattttgatggCAGAGATATTCAGCTGAGAAAAGTGGACAAAGATACGTGTCTTATATTCTCGACTCAGGAAGTCATGATACTCACCTTGTCTAACGTGGAAAACTGGCGATGTTGGTTCTATGATTTGAGATTGCCATACCAATGGAAATTAAACCCTATATTGGATGTTCAAATAGACAAAGCTCATCAACGCGCTTTTATATCATATTCCACCGGACTACAAGTGTTTGACATGTCTTACTTTTCATGGAATAGAGCCAAATACCTCCTACATTCTACGAGAGACCCTaataaaaaattcattttcatcaaaagcaTCAACAGGATGATAGTGGCCAACTTTGACTCACGTAAATGGGATTGCATCAAACTTACTGACGGAAAGACCCGTTCTTTGGACGCCACTGTGCTTCAAGAGAAATGTGGACCACCGCGAGCTATTGTGGATATCTCAAATGAGGGTAAAGAGATAGCTTTACTTCTATCTTTTGGTAACATGATTAAACTAGTCCATCTCTTACCGCAAAAAGGGAATATTGCGGTAATTGAGAGTGTCAGGCACCAATTCGATGAACAGTTGTTCCCCTCCATCGAAGTTGGGACGAATGGAAAGTTTTACTTGTTGCTGATGAAGCATGATGATCCTCCAAAGAGTGATATAGGAACTTTCATTGAAGCTAAATTCGATGAGAGCGGATTCTCAATTACTAATGAATTCAAATTCtctatcaaagatatcaagaaatttaaGGACTTCAAACTTCTCGGCACTGACCTGATAATCAACCATGCATCTCACAATAGGGTTtttattttgaagcaaatcttcaagagagttgTCAAGAGGAAAGTGGAGCTAATCTCACTGAGAATTTCCCCACAAGTCAAGTTCTCTCTTATGTACCCACTTACTGACGACTCCTTTGTTGTAGTGATACTAGAGGAAAAAGGCACAAGTTATGTCAGCGAATTACACTTCTACCACAGATGCGATATCAATTCCCCAGTCTACACCTTTGATGCTTCAGAATGTGAGCGGTTAGATATTTTTGACCAAGCAGCCTCAGACACAGTCGCAGAAATCCCAACAGAGGTTGAGCAGGAGCGTGAGGACGAAGTaatggatgaaatggaCGAACAAGATGCATTTGGAACCCCCACTGAAAATTCTGTCATGCCACCAAATAATACCGACCAACCTgaagattcaaaatcttcGAGCCAGCCGTACCGCACCATCAAGCTGGACAAAGGTGTCAAGGATATTAAGTACGACAGAGTCGCAGAGAAACTTTACGTGCTGGCCACGGACGATTCTGTCATCGTATTCCGCCCCAGGCAGGACTCGAGCCAAACCAATTGGCCCAACTCCGGCTACGAGATACCCACTCCGAGACCAATCGCCCAGGCCAATCGTACAGCCTGTGCAACTGGACTATTCCGCATTGACAAGGACGGTCAGATATAG